From the candidate division WOR-3 bacterium genome, one window contains:
- the purC gene encoding phosphoribosylaminoimidazolesuccinocarboxamide synthase: protein MGSVKDLFVIEEPKENSPGIGLFTFSDRYSVFDWGEMPDLIPNKGASLAIITTHFFEVLKKKGIPSHYLGAVIDGKMVSFDKINKPFNTIKVKLVRVIKPQRKDGGYDYSVYKNLSGNYLIPLEFIYRNSVPEDSSFWERYYRGEINYDGEVIPDVPLKRPILDVSTKLEETDRYLSWEEAMELSNLDLDQIEELKSLLSNINGIITEETEKVGIVNQDGKIEFALDERGFIMVVDALGTLDECRFLFNGMTLSKEILRKFYRKSTWYKEVKKAKEKDSINWKSLVKTKPDPLPKKLKEGISEVYQEVANLISGRKFFNVPPLEKILKKISD, encoded by the coding sequence ATGGGTAGTGTAAAAGACCTTTTCGTTATCGAAGAACCGAAAGAAAATAGCCCTGGAATAGGGCTTTTTACTTTTTCTGATAGGTATTCCGTTTTTGATTGGGGGGAGATGCCAGATTTAATCCCTAATAAAGGTGCTTCTCTTGCAATAATTACAACCCATTTTTTTGAAGTTTTGAAGAAAAAAGGGATCCCAAGTCATTATCTTGGGGCAGTAATTGATGGAAAGATGGTAAGTTTTGATAAAATAAATAAGCCTTTTAATACAATTAAGGTTAAGCTTGTTAGAGTGATAAAACCCCAAAGGAAAGATGGTGGATATGATTACTCTGTTTATAAAAACTTATCTGGGAATTATCTTATTCCCTTAGAATTTATTTATAGAAATTCGGTTCCTGAAGATTCTTCTTTTTGGGAAAGGTATTATAGAGGAGAAATTAATTATGATGGAGAAGTTATCCCTGATGTTCCTTTAAAAAGACCAATTCTTGATGTCTCTACAAAGTTAGAAGAGACTGATAGATATTTATCTTGGGAAGAGGCAATGGAGTTGAGTAATCTTGACTTAGATCAAATTGAAGAGCTGAAAAGTCTTCTTTCAAATATTAACGGGATAATAACAGAAGAAACAGAAAAAGTAGGTATTGTTAATCAGGATGGTAAAATAGAGTTTGCTTTAGATGAAAGAGGCTTTATTATGGTTGTGGATGCTCTTGGAACTCTTGATGAGTGTAGATTTCTTTTTAATGGGATGACTTTAAGTAAAGAAATTTTGCGTAAATTCTATAGAAAATCTACTTGGTATAAAGAGGTAAAAAAAGCAAAAGAGAAGGATTCAATTAACTGGAAATCTCTTGTAAAAACCAAACCAGACCCCTTACCTAAAAAGTTAAAAGAGGGTATTTCTGAGGTTTATCAAGAAGTTGCGAATTTGATTTCTGGAAGAAAGTTTTTTAACGTTCCTCCTTTAGAAAAAATATTAAAAAAGATTTCAGATTGA